One Desulfocurvus vexinensis DSM 17965 genomic window, GGGCGTTGTTGACGAACAGGATCTTCACGTCGCCCGGGGCCAGGCCCAGGGCCTGGACGAGCTGCCCGGCGGTGGTGCCTTCGGGCGCCTCGAACACGCCGCCCTCGGGGGCGAAGCGGGCCAGGGTGGCATAGCATTTCACGCTGATCTTCATGGCTCCATGCTGGCAGATTTTTGCGCCGGGGGCAATGCGCCGCCGCGCGACGCGGGTCCGACAAGAGACCGGACCCGCGCCGGGCAGGCGGTTTTTTTGCGCCCTAGAGCAGGCTCATGAGCATCCGCGTGGCCACCAGGAAGAGCAGCAGGGCGAAGACGCGCTTGAGCCTGTCCACAGGCAGGCTGTGGGCCAGGCGCACGCCCAGGGGCGCGGTGAACATGCTCACGGCGACGATGCCCACCAGGGCGGGGAAGTAGACGTAGCCCAGGGAGAATTCGGGCAGCCCGGCGGTGCCCAGGCCGTTGACCACGTAGCCCAGGGAACCGGCGATGGCGATGGGGAAGCCGATGGCGGCGGAGGTGCCGATGGCCCTGTGCACCGGGATGTTGCCCCAGATCATGAAGGGCACGGAGAGGGTGCCGCCGCCGATGCCCACGAGGCTGGAGACCACGCCGATGACCGAGCCCGCGCCGAACAGGCCGGCCGGTCCGGGCAGGGTGCGCGAGGGCTTGGGCTTCTTGCCGGTGAACATCTGGAAGGACACGTAGTAGAGGAAGACCACGAAGAAGCCCTTGAGGAACGCGGAGGACAGGTTGGCGGCGATGATGGAGCCGCCGTAGGTGCCCACGAGGATGCCCAGGACCACGCCGCGCACGATGCTCCAGTCCACGGCCTTGCGGCGGTGGTGGGCCATGAAGCTGGAGATGGAGGTGAAGATGATGCTGGCCATGGAGGTGCCCAGGGCGATGTGCATGATGGATTCGGGGCTGAAGCCCTGGAGGTTGAAGCAGAAGACGAGCATGGGCACGATGACGAGCCCCCCGCCGACGCCCAGAAGCCCGGCCAGGACTCCGGCCACGGCGCCCACGCCGCAGTAGAGGGCGATGGTGGTCAACATGGTGTGCTACTCCTTGGGGAAGAGTTCGGTGTGTACGGCGTCCAGGTGGTCTTCCATGGCGCGGCACGCCGCCGCCGCGTCGTTGCGTTCCAGTGCGGTGATGATGCGCAGGTGGAAGGCCGGGGAGGCCGCCTTGCGGCGCGCGGAGCGCAGGTGCCGCTGGCGGGTCTCGGCCAGGGTTTCGTTGAGGGTTTCGAGCATGGCCAGCAGGGCCTGGTTGCCGGTGATTCGGGCCAGGGCGAGGTGGAAGGCGGCGTCCAGGGCGGTGTCGTCGCCGCCGTCCAGGACGATGCGCTGCTGGTCGAAGACCAGGACCTTCAGGGCGTCGATGTCCCTGGGGGTGGCGCGCTGGGCGGCCAGGGCGGCCACGCCGGGCTCCACCACGCGGCGCAGTTCGAGGATGTCGCGCAGGCGGTGGCGCTGGGCGTCCAGGACCTGGGCGAGCTGCCCGGCCTGGCTGGCGCAGACGTAGGTGCCGTCGCCGGGGCGGCTTTCCAGCAGGCCCTTTTCGGCCAGGGTGCGCACGGCCTCGCGCACGCAGCCGCGCGACACCTGGAAGGCCCCGGCCAGGGCCCGCTCGGGGGGCAACCGGTCGCCTTCGCGCAGCTCCCCGGCCTCCAGCATGGCCAGCAGCCTGCGGGCGACCTCCTGATAGCGCGGGGGGGTGTTTTTCCTGACGGGCATCGGTCCTACCAATTTCGTGTGAAACAAATTGGTCCTACCAATACGCCTGGGGGAACCCGGCGTCAACCCTGGCGCATGACGGGCGCCCGGCGCAGGAACCTGGCCGGACGGAGCGCCCGGTTTGGTGGCGGCGTGTTGTGTGCTGATCCGCCGTCAAGGAGCGGTCCCGGCGTGGGGGCCTTTCCGCTATTCGTCTTCGGGTTTGGGATGGCTCCAGGAGCCCAAGCGGGGATCAAAGAGCAAAGGGCGGGCAGGGTTGGCTTTGATCCCAGGAAAATCAGGATGCTCCGGGTTTAGCAGCAGGTTGTCTTCATCCAGGACCACAGCGCTTGGGACGAGCAGGGCGGCGGCGGTGGCTTTTTCCAGCCAGCGGTCTCCGGCCTCTTTGCAGGCAGGGTTTTCCGGGGTTCGCCAGTCCTGGGGGAGTCTGGCGGCATCGAGCCGGGCGATGCATGTGTCGGGAACGAAGATTTCGGCGTAGTGGTAGGATTGCAGCAGCATTCCCGGGTCGGGCAGGTGGACGAGGATTTCGAGTTGGGCCAGGGCCAGCGAGCCTCCGGTATAGACGACGGAGCGCCCGGGGGAGTTCCATCTGCCGCCGGCCAGCCGCGCACCGTCGCCGCTCAGGGGGTTGGCGGCGTGCTTGCTCTTGAGGATCCGAAAGACCCTCATTACGAGAAGACGCCGTGTTCGAGGCGGGTGATGAGGCTGAGAACGAAATCGGCGCCCGGGCCTGTGTCCGAGTAGCTCAGGGGCGTTTCGTTCCCGAGGACGGGCAGGGGCGTCTTGAGCCAGCGGCGCATGGCTTCCATATTGCCGTCGAAGAGGCCGAGGGCCGCAGTCGAAACCTGTTGCAGCCGGAAGAGCCTGTCGCTTTCCTCCGGGGACAGGCGCTCGCCCTTCTTCTTGCGCCGCTGCAACGTTCTCACGGAAATGCCGATCCTGTTGGCGATGGATTCGTCCCCGACGGCAACCAGGCATTCGGTGAAGTCGATTTCCTCGATGTGGAAGCCGCTCCTGATGTACTTGAGCACTTCCTGGTGCGGTCTGGGTGCAATACTTTTCATGCCTTCGGCGACGAGGGTCTGGCATTCGCGCTTGAGGTTTTCGATCCAAAGGCCCGGAGTACCGGGCTCTGGCGAAGGGAGGCCGGACAGCTGGAATGCTCCCGGCACGGGGTTCGCTTTGTCGTCTTTGCGGCTGGTTGCGGTCTTGCCGGACATGTTGGACTCCTCGTGTTTTGTCAGACGACATGAATATAGCGACAAATGTCGCATAGTCAAGGCCGCCTGGAGAGAGGGCCGCGAAGTGCGCCGCTGGTCAAGCCTGCGCGCGGTGCTTTGCAAAAAAACCGGGCCGGGCGCTTCGCCCGGCCCGGTTTGATTCCTGTGCCTTCGCCTTGCCCCCCGGAATTTTCGTTTTGAACGCCCTTCCTGAACCTCCAGCCTTTGAGCCCCATCCTGAGCCCCAGCCCGCAATCGCGCGGCGCTTCGCCGCGCGATTGCGGGCTGGCGTACGGGGTCCAGGGGCCGCCTGCCCCTGGCGGGTGCAGGGCGGAGCCCTGCCCGTCGGAGGCGCCTGCCCCGGGTTCTACTCGCCCTTTTTCAGCGACTGGGCCCAGCGCAGGACTTCGGCCACGGGGCGCACGAGGTCGCCGGGGATGTAGGCGTGTTCCTGGGCGTCGGCGTAGAGGCTGCGGGCCAGGGGCACGTTGCGCATGATGGGGATGTTTTCTTCCTTGGCGGCGGCGATCATGCGCTGGGCCGTGGGGCCTTCGCCCTTGGCCAGCACGATGGGCAGGGGGGTTTCGCCTTCCTCGTAGTAGATGGCGATGGCCAAGTGGGTCGGGTTGGTGACGAGCACGGTGGCCTTGCGGGTGCTCTGGGCGGCGCCGCTGCTGAGCATTTCCTGGTGCAGGCGCTTGCGCATGGCCTTGACCTCGGCGTTGCCTTCCATCTCCTTGTACTCCCGCTTGACCTCGTCCTTGCTCATCATGAGCTGCTTGTTGTGCTGCCAGCGCTGGAAGAGGTAGTCCAGCGCGGCGACCACGACCATGACGGCGACCACGGCCACGGCGATGTCCCACAGCAGGCCGCCGATGGCGGCGTAGGCGCCGCCCAGGCCCACGCGGGGGATGGCCTGCAGGGGGATGAGCGAGTTCTTGACGGCGACCCACACGGCCACGGTGATGGCCACGACCTTGATGCAGCTTTTGA contains:
- a CDS encoding MoaD/ThiS family protein; protein product: MKISVKCYATLARFAPEGGVFEAPEGTTAGQLVQALGLAPGDVKILFVNNAHADPERILADGDRVGLFPAIGGG
- a CDS encoding RES family NAD+ phosphorylase, with translation MRVFRILKSKHAANPLSGDGARLAGGRWNSPGRSVVYTGGSLALAQLEILVHLPDPGMLLQSYHYAEIFVPDTCIARLDAARLPQDWRTPENPACKEAGDRWLEKATAAALLVPSAVVLDEDNLLLNPEHPDFPGIKANPARPLLFDPRLGSWSHPKPEDE
- a CDS encoding FadR/GntR family transcriptional regulator → MPVRKNTPPRYQEVARRLLAMLEAGELREGDRLPPERALAGAFQVSRGCVREAVRTLAEKGLLESRPGDGTYVCASQAGQLAQVLDAQRHRLRDILELRRVVEPGVAALAAQRATPRDIDALKVLVFDQQRIVLDGGDDTALDAAFHLALARITGNQALLAMLETLNETLAETRQRHLRSARRKAASPAFHLRIITALERNDAAAACRAMEDHLDAVHTELFPKE
- the sctU gene encoding type III secretion system export apparatus subunit SctU; amino-acid sequence: MSEKTEQPTSKRLRDARNDGQVAKSQEIPAMATTAALFAVLFGLWDYFYGVLEDLFHIPIKVMNSPFDEIFYPTLLAVLLDMARIVLPVVLLVIALGLVCNMAQVGVLITPKALIPKLENLSPKQWFKKVFSIKGLVEFLKSCIKVVAITVAVWVAVKNSLIPLQAIPRVGLGGAYAAIGGLLWDIAVAVVAVMVVVAALDYLFQRWQHNKQLMMSKDEVKREYKEMEGNAEVKAMRKRLHQEMLSSGAAQSTRKATVLVTNPTHLAIAIYYEEGETPLPIVLAKGEGPTAQRMIAAAKEENIPIMRNVPLARSLYADAQEHAYIPGDLVRPVAEVLRWAQSLKKGE
- a CDS encoding sulfite exporter TauE/SafE family protein, whose amino-acid sequence is MLTTIALYCGVGAVAGVLAGLLGVGGGLVIVPMLVFCFNLQGFSPESIMHIALGTSMASIIFTSISSFMAHHRRKAVDWSIVRGVVLGILVGTYGGSIIAANLSSAFLKGFFVVFLYYVSFQMFTGKKPKPSRTLPGPAGLFGAGSVIGVVSSLVGIGGGTLSVPFMIWGNIPVHRAIGTSAAIGFPIAIAGSLGYVVNGLGTAGLPEFSLGYVYFPALVGIVAVSMFTAPLGVRLAHSLPVDRLKRVFALLLFLVATRMLMSLL
- the parS gene encoding type II RES/Xre toxin-antitoxin system antitoxin, whose protein sequence is MSGKTATSRKDDKANPVPGAFQLSGLPSPEPGTPGLWIENLKRECQTLVAEGMKSIAPRPHQEVLKYIRSGFHIEEIDFTECLVAVGDESIANRIGISVRTLQRRKKKGERLSPEESDRLFRLQQVSTAALGLFDGNMEAMRRWLKTPLPVLGNETPLSYSDTGPGADFVLSLITRLEHGVFS